Proteins encoded in a region of the Paenibacillus pedocola genome:
- a CDS encoding response regulator — MDKWKVLIADDEDIIRDGIRRCVDWDALGLQVAAEAEDGEEALELALHHSVHIALVDLNMPIMHGMELMKQLRERLPLCRIIVITGHDEFTYAQESIRLQVNDYILKPADPQALMQVLRGVRDDLEAERRQSEHLQQASRQILKNFPLLRERFCQEWLDGNLSREEICEQLQFLKLPQAPPQLISIIRWRGEVRQPAMKENERQLFLFAIENISTELLEPYPKVIFRDAAGLIVILLWDAGGEPVLAGIEAAVRSHLKIAVEVGIQQADADITGLPAAYRKCRVALAKEQPLSPLVRRARQYVQEHYTEYGLSLESMAGILQASPVYLSRLFKQELGESFGTYLTQIRIRKAAQLLHSTDMSINEVAERSGYETQHYFSTAFKKQTGVSPLQFRKGVLPEEGDSGVPGNG, encoded by the coding sequence ATGGATAAGTGGAAGGTTCTAATCGCTGATGACGAAGATATTATCCGTGACGGGATCAGGCGTTGCGTAGACTGGGATGCGCTCGGGCTGCAGGTTGCAGCAGAGGCTGAGGATGGGGAAGAGGCGCTTGAACTTGCGCTGCACCACTCCGTGCATATCGCACTGGTGGATCTGAACATGCCGATCATGCATGGCATGGAGCTGATGAAGCAGCTTAGAGAGCGGCTGCCCTTATGCAGGATTATTGTAATCACCGGGCATGATGAGTTTACCTATGCCCAGGAGTCGATCCGCCTGCAGGTCAATGATTATATTCTCAAGCCTGCAGATCCGCAAGCCCTGATGCAGGTACTGCGCGGGGTGAGGGATGATCTGGAGGCGGAGCGCCGGCAAAGCGAGCATCTGCAGCAGGCCTCCAGGCAGATCCTGAAGAACTTTCCGCTGCTGCGCGAACGCTTCTGCCAGGAATGGCTGGACGGCAACCTCAGCCGGGAGGAAATCTGCGAGCAGCTGCAATTTCTAAAGCTGCCTCAGGCGCCTCCTCAGCTGATCTCTATTATCCGCTGGCGGGGGGAAGTCCGCCAGCCCGCGATGAAGGAGAACGAGCGGCAGCTGTTTCTGTTTGCCATCGAGAATATCAGTACCGAGCTGCTGGAGCCTTACCCGAAGGTAATCTTCCGCGATGCTGCCGGACTGATTGTAATCCTGCTCTGGGATGCCGGAGGCGAACCGGTCCTGGCCGGCATTGAAGCAGCGGTTCGCAGTCATCTCAAAATTGCGGTTGAGGTGGGCATACAGCAGGCAGACGCAGATATCACCGGCCTGCCCGCAGCCTACCGGAAATGCAGAGTGGCCCTGGCCAAGGAGCAGCCCTTATCACCGCTGGTCCGCCGGGCCAGGCAGTATGTGCAGGAGCATTACACGGAATATGGTCTGAGTCTGGAGTCGATGGCCGGTATCCTGCAGGCCTCGCCGGTGTACCTCAGCCGTCTTTTCAAGCAGGAGCTGGGCGAATCGTTCGGAACGTATCTGACCCAAATCCGGATCCGTAAGGCTGCGCAGCTGCTGCACTCCACAGATATGAGCATCAATGAAGTGGCAGAGCGGTCAGGCTATGAGACGCAGCACTATTTCAGTACAGCCTTTAAGAAACAAACCGGTGTCTCTCCCCTGCAATTCCGCAAAGGCGTGCTCCCGGAAGAAGGGGACAGCGGAGTGCCCGGGAACGGCTGA
- the mmsB gene encoding multiple monosaccharide ABC transporter permease yields MGTISEIFKKNIRQYGMIIALIFISVFFQILTDGILLKPLNVTNLILQNSYILVLAIGMVLVIITGHIDLSVGSVAAFIGALSAIMMVDMQMNPVLAVILSLLMGALVGAWQGFWVAYIKIPAFIVTLAGMLLFRGLTMIVLNGQSIAPFPKAFQKISSGFIPDFIGGSSLNVLTLVAGIILSVLIVYQEFRTRKISVKYGFELPPVWISITKAAALVVVINLFTFVLAQYNGIPNILVILLVLIAIYSFVMNNMTMGRHIYALGGNEKAASLSGVKTKRVTFWVFVNMGVLAALSGLVFAARLNSATPKAGTNFELDAIAACFIGGASASGGIGTVVGAIIGGLVMGVMNNGMSLVGLGVDWQQGIKGLVLLLAVGFDIYNKSKTA; encoded by the coding sequence ATGGGAACAATCAGTGAAATTTTCAAAAAGAATATCCGCCAATACGGCATGATTATTGCCTTAATCTTTATTTCAGTCTTTTTTCAAATTCTGACGGATGGCATTCTGCTCAAGCCGCTTAACGTCACGAACCTTATTTTGCAAAACAGCTATATCCTGGTGCTTGCTATCGGCATGGTGCTGGTTATCATCACCGGACATATCGATCTTTCCGTAGGGTCCGTTGCCGCCTTCATCGGGGCACTGTCAGCGATTATGATGGTGGATATGCAGATGAATCCGGTGCTTGCCGTCATCCTCTCCCTGCTGATGGGGGCGCTTGTCGGTGCCTGGCAGGGATTCTGGGTCGCCTATATCAAAATTCCCGCATTTATCGTTACTCTGGCAGGAATGCTGCTGTTCCGCGGGTTAACGATGATTGTGCTGAACGGGCAGTCGATCGCCCCTTTTCCCAAAGCTTTTCAAAAAATCAGCTCCGGCTTCATCCCGGATTTCATCGGCGGAAGCTCGCTGAATGTGCTGACGCTGGTCGCAGGCATCATTCTTTCCGTCCTGATCGTCTATCAGGAATTCAGAACACGCAAAATCTCCGTGAAATACGGGTTTGAGCTTCCGCCGGTATGGATATCCATTACCAAAGCGGCCGCCTTGGTTGTCGTAATTAATCTGTTCACCTTCGTTCTCGCCCAATATAACGGGATTCCGAACATCCTCGTAATCCTGCTGGTGCTGATTGCGATTTACTCCTTTGTCATGAACAACATGACGATGGGCCGTCATATCTATGCACTGGGCGGGAACGAGAAGGCAGCCAGCCTCTCCGGTGTGAAGACCAAACGGGTGACCTTCTGGGTATTCGTTAATATGGGCGTTCTTGCCGCATTGTCCGGCCTGGTCTTTGCTGCACGCCTTAACTCCGCAACACCGAAAGCGGGTACGAACTTTGAGCTGGATGCCATTGCAGCCTGCTTCATCGGCGGAGCTTCCGCTTCAGGCGGAATCGGAACGGTGGTCGGGGCGATTATCGGAGGTCTGGTTATGGGCGTTATGAATAACGGTATGTCCCTGGTTGGCCTCGGTGTCGATTGGCAGCAGGGGATTAAAGGGCTGGTGCTGCTGCTCGCGGTGGGCTTCGATATTTACAACAAGTCTAAGACAGCTTAG
- a CDS encoding cache domain-containing sensor histidine kinase — translation MQRSSLTIEKLKLNNLPIRYKLIIHFLLISILPSIGLGLLIGWTVDRRVEEQSSENTMQLIGKVNTALENDVENLQKITYLISFDPGVQAFLKGTMKDRAEPGGTGVNGESAEYNIRKFLQGFTTLSSEIAGIMLVNQAGEFISNEMYTRPGTEVKNEAWYKAAAANKGIFKMIGHPYGRAVMSHADYKESEVVSAVRAIVDPDTQVVQGVVLVDLKLRVIAETARDVTLGKTGYLTVVDDNGELVYAPQHPFMQSIPAGLFSETSGITSETVNGRDIQLIYRTSSFTGWTTVGVFPMDESAYGVREITFNVVTFVFVVCMLGMTASFYLAYSISRPIGQLASFMSKAQSGDLTIRYWGKRSDEIGMLGRSFNTMLAQISRLLTLTELQARQKREAELRSLQAHIKPHFLYNTLDTIHWMARSRGADDIAEVVQSLSKLFRLGLSKGSDIIPLSDELEHIVSYLKIQHTRYSSKLSYTIDSEPQFGELYVLKLLLQPIVENAIYHGIKERRGPGNIRIAVAEHGGDLVLTVADDGAGIPAERLAQLRKRLDDIGAGSIEAEQPIPESAGTGYGILNVQARIRLTYGEPYGLSIDSEPGRGTLVTVRHPVVRSSYPEDHK, via the coding sequence ATGCAGAGGAGCAGCTTAACGATCGAAAAGCTGAAGTTGAACAACCTGCCGATCAGGTATAAGCTGATTATCCATTTTCTGCTGATCAGCATCCTGCCGTCCATTGGACTTGGACTATTAATCGGCTGGACGGTGGACCGCAGAGTTGAAGAACAGAGCAGTGAGAATACGATGCAGCTGATCGGCAAGGTGAATACCGCCCTGGAGAATGATGTTGAGAATCTTCAGAAGATCACTTACTTAATCTCGTTTGATCCGGGGGTTCAAGCCTTTTTGAAGGGGACGATGAAGGACAGGGCTGAGCCGGGCGGTACCGGTGTAAACGGGGAGTCGGCGGAATATAATATCCGCAAATTTTTGCAGGGCTTCACTACACTAAGCTCTGAAATCGCCGGAATAATGCTGGTGAATCAGGCAGGTGAGTTCATCAGCAATGAGATGTATACCCGGCCGGGAACCGAAGTGAAGAATGAAGCATGGTACAAAGCAGCGGCCGCCAATAAAGGAATCTTTAAAATGATCGGACATCCTTACGGCCGCGCAGTTATGTCTCATGCCGACTACAAGGAGAGCGAGGTCGTCTCAGCCGTCAGAGCAATTGTGGATCCTGATACCCAGGTGGTCCAGGGTGTTGTGCTGGTCGATCTGAAGCTGCGGGTTATTGCAGAGACAGCAAGGGATGTGACACTGGGCAAAACCGGATATTTAACCGTAGTCGATGACAATGGTGAGCTCGTCTATGCGCCGCAGCATCCCTTTATGCAGTCGATTCCGGCCGGGCTGTTCAGCGAGACGTCCGGGATCACTTCCGAAACGGTAAACGGCCGTGATATCCAGCTGATTTACCGTACCTCGTCCTTTACCGGCTGGACGACAGTTGGCGTCTTTCCTATGGATGAATCGGCGTATGGAGTCCGGGAGATTACCTTTAATGTGGTCACCTTCGTATTTGTGGTCTGCATGCTAGGGATGACAGCATCGTTCTATTTGGCTTATTCAATCTCCCGCCCTATCGGGCAGCTTGCTTCCTTTATGAGTAAGGCGCAGTCAGGAGACCTCACGATCCGCTATTGGGGCAAACGCTCGGACGAAATCGGGATGCTGGGCCGCAGCTTTAATACAATGCTGGCTCAGATCAGCCGGCTGCTCACCCTGACTGAACTTCAGGCGAGGCAGAAGCGGGAAGCGGAGCTGCGTAGTCTGCAGGCACATATCAAGCCGCATTTTCTCTACAATACACTGGATACCATTCACTGGATGGCCCGCAGCAGAGGCGCCGACGATATCGCGGAGGTTGTACAATCCTTATCCAAGCTGTTCCGTCTCGGCCTCAGCAAGGGCAGCGACATCATCCCGCTCTCCGATGAGCTGGAGCATATCGTCAGTTATCTGAAAATCCAGCATACCCGCTACAGCAGTAAGCTGTCCTACACTATTGATTCGGAGCCGCAGTTCGGGGAGCTGTATGTGCTGAAATTACTGCTCCAGCCGATTGTAGAGAATGCAATCTATCACGGAATTAAGGAGCGGCGCGGTCCCGGAAATATCAGGATCGCTGTGGCTGAGCACGGCGGTGACTTGGTTCTGACGGTAGCCGACGACGGCGCCGGCATTCCGGCGGAGCGGCTTGCACAGCTGAGGAAACGCCTGGATGACATAGGTGCGGGCAGCATCGAAGCGGAGCAGCCCATACCAGAAAGCGCCGGCACCGGCTACGGCATCCTGAACGTACAGGCGCGGATCAGACTGACTTACGGAGAGCCATATGGCCTAAGTATTGACAGTGAACCGGGCAGGGGTACCCTTGTGACTGTCCGTCATCCCGTAGTCCGCAGCAGCTATCCTGAAGATCATAAATAA
- a CDS encoding TraX family protein — protein sequence MQIIAMLTMLIDHIGYIFFPGELGWRYIGRIAFPIYCYALVQGHIHTKSRPRYLRRLFLIALIAQVPYNLALDPGGWNVVFTLLLSAIVLVILDKLPSLWLGIPVVLAAIFLMDYFPIDYNAYGLVLVLIFRYARSYWLIAGHFLLNGFYLFYSGWLVQLFSIVPTIFIALTPGIWGFLEKKRLPRWMWWSFYPAHLAVLAAVKILTSREWVTIEWRSLLTL from the coding sequence ATGCAGATTATTGCGATGCTGACAATGCTGATTGACCATATCGGCTATATTTTTTTCCCGGGGGAGCTTGGCTGGAGATATATTGGAAGAATTGCTTTTCCGATTTACTGCTACGCGCTGGTGCAAGGGCATATACATACTAAATCGAGGCCCCGATATTTGCGGAGGCTGTTCCTGATTGCCTTAATTGCCCAGGTGCCGTATAATTTAGCGCTGGACCCCGGCGGCTGGAATGTTGTATTTACGCTGCTGCTCTCCGCGATCGTGCTGGTCATTCTGGATAAGCTGCCCTCGCTGTGGCTTGGCATTCCGGTTGTGCTGGCGGCAATTTTCCTGATGGATTATTTCCCGATTGATTACAATGCCTACGGGCTGGTTTTGGTGCTGATTTTCCGTTATGCACGTTCCTACTGGCTGATTGCGGGGCATTTTTTGCTGAATGGCTTCTATTTATTTTATAGCGGCTGGCTGGTCCAGTTGTTCAGCATTGTTCCTACAATATTCATCGCCTTAACGCCAGGGATATGGGGCTTTCTGGAGAAAAAAAGGCTGCCGCGCTGGATGTGGTGGTCCTTTTATCCGGCTCATCTGGCGGTGCTGGCAGCAGTGAAGATTCTGACTTCCAGAGAATGGGTAACTATTGAGTGGAGAAGTCTGCTCACTTTATAA
- the chvE gene encoding multiple monosaccharide ABC transporter substrate-binding protein: MKKVSLMMLTLALMLMMSACSNGNGSGSSEGKEGKVGIAMPTKSSERWVNDGNNMVKEFEALGYGTDLQYAEDVVENQVSQIENMITKGVKALVIASIDGEALTDVLQKAHDAGVKVIAYDRLIKKSEYVDYYATFDNFKVGVLQGSYIEEKLGLKEGKGPFNIELFGGSPDDNNAYFFFDGAMSILKPYIDSGKLVVRSKQTTMEQVATLRWDGATAQSRMDNLLSANYASDNLDAVLSPYDGISIGILSSLKGVGYGSGDKKLPVVTGQDAELASVKSILAGEQTQTVFKDTRELAKKAVQMTESVLKGTEAEVNDTTTYDNGVKIVPSYLLEPVSVDASNVDKVLVEGGYYTKDQLGQ; the protein is encoded by the coding sequence ATGAAGAAGGTTTCATTAATGATGTTGACGCTTGCTCTAATGCTGATGATGTCCGCTTGCAGTAACGGGAACGGCTCAGGCAGCTCAGAAGGAAAGGAAGGCAAAGTGGGTATCGCGATGCCTACGAAATCCTCAGAGCGCTGGGTGAATGACGGCAACAACATGGTGAAGGAATTTGAAGCGCTGGGGTATGGGACAGACCTGCAATATGCGGAGGATGTCGTAGAGAATCAGGTGTCGCAGATTGAGAATATGATCACGAAAGGCGTAAAGGCGCTTGTCATTGCTTCAATCGATGGAGAGGCGCTGACTGATGTGCTGCAAAAAGCGCATGACGCAGGCGTGAAAGTCATTGCTTACGACCGGCTGATCAAAAAGAGTGAATACGTGGACTACTACGCTACCTTTGACAACTTCAAAGTCGGTGTGCTCCAAGGCTCTTACATTGAAGAAAAGCTGGGCTTGAAAGAAGGCAAAGGCCCCTTCAACATCGAGCTGTTCGGCGGCTCGCCGGATGATAACAATGCCTACTTCTTCTTCGATGGCGCAATGTCCATCCTGAAGCCTTATATCGATTCCGGCAAGCTGGTCGTCCGCAGCAAACAGACCACGATGGAGCAGGTAGCTACACTGCGCTGGGATGGAGCCACTGCCCAGTCGCGGATGGATAATCTGCTGAGTGCCAATTATGCCAGCGATAATCTCGACGCCGTGCTTTCCCCGTATGACGGCATCAGCATCGGCATTCTTTCTTCGCTGAAGGGCGTTGGTTACGGATCCGGGGACAAGAAGCTTCCGGTGGTAACCGGACAGGACGCCGAGCTGGCCTCTGTGAAATCGATCCTGGCCGGAGAACAGACACAGACGGTTTTTAAAGATACGCGTGAGCTGGCCAAAAAAGCGGTGCAAATGACCGAGAGCGTGCTTAAAGGCACGGAAGCAGAAGTCAATGACACAACCACCTATGATAATGGAGTCAAAATCGTCCCTTCCTACCTGCTGGAGCCTGTCTCTGTTGACGCAAGCAACGTGGATAAGGTGTTGGTGGAAGGCGGCTACTATACCAAAGACCAGCTGGGTCAATAA
- a CDS encoding substrate-binding domain-containing protein produces the protein MKKLWLVYVLLIGIFLIYVLNYKLQANSTDAWETAGLRGNIEDKYVMVTFQIGIDYWKSVLKGFEDAAEELNVSVEYHGSTQHDANEQMTVLEQIIAKKPAGIAISAVNSKLLTETINKAVDSGIPVVLFDSGAPDSKAYSFLGTDNYNAGVEAARKMAELTGGKGEVAIITTPEQHNHQERTDGFSMTIRSEFPEMKVTAIKDGRGDQVASREAAEQLLTAYPQLDGIFATESNGGIGVAEAVEKMQGSRSLLKIISFDTDKGTLDLVKEGKIAATMAQGTWNMGYWSLTELFRLHRDLQEDSSAYDNNKPLPVPDKVDTGIDVVTRANVDNYYAK, from the coding sequence GTGAAAAAGCTGTGGCTGGTCTATGTGCTGCTGATCGGGATTTTCCTCATTTATGTACTGAATTACAAGCTGCAGGCAAACAGCACAGATGCATGGGAAACCGCAGGATTGCGCGGCAATATTGAAGATAAATATGTGATGGTGACCTTCCAGATCGGAATCGACTACTGGAAAAGTGTTCTCAAGGGTTTTGAGGATGCCGCGGAAGAACTGAATGTATCAGTCGAATACCATGGCTCCACCCAGCATGATGCCAATGAGCAGATGACGGTGCTGGAGCAGATTATTGCCAAGAAGCCGGCCGGCATCGCCATATCGGCAGTCAATTCCAAGCTGTTGACGGAGACGATCAATAAGGCGGTAGACAGCGGAATACCGGTTGTCTTATTTGATTCCGGTGCGCCGGACAGCAAGGCCTATTCATTTCTCGGTACCGATAACTATAATGCAGGAGTAGAGGCCGCGCGAAAAATGGCCGAGCTAACCGGAGGCAAAGGTGAAGTGGCCATTATTACTACACCTGAACAGCATAATCACCAGGAGCGGACAGACGGGTTCAGTATGACCATCCGCAGCGAGTTTCCGGAGATGAAGGTGACTGCCATCAAGGACGGGCGCGGGGATCAGGTGGCCTCCAGGGAAGCCGCGGAGCAGCTGTTGACAGCGTATCCGCAGCTGGATGGGATTTTTGCCACGGAGTCTAATGGCGGGATCGGGGTGGCGGAAGCCGTAGAGAAAATGCAGGGCAGTCGCTCCTTGCTTAAGATTATAAGCTTTGATACGGATAAAGGTACGCTGGATCTGGTCAAAGAAGGCAAAATCGCCGCAACGATGGCCCAAGGCACCTGGAATATGGGTTACTGGTCGCTGACAGAGCTGTTCCGTTTACACCGGGATTTGCAGGAGGATTCCTCCGCTTATGACAATAATAAGCCGCTGCCGGTGCCGGACAAAGTAGATACCGGAATTGATGTGGTAACCCGGGCAAATGTGGACAATTATTATGCCAAGTAG
- a CDS encoding LTA synthase family protein: protein MLRSWRLGILLLSLLLTGLLLNLFMQVATLELNLLKVFLWIGEYPLLYAAGSLFFFFLLLACSALLPNLYLGPVLISLVCAVLGIADYKKLTTTGEPLFPWDLLLLKNAGEMSKITKGMVSPLALAAAVLLVAALLWVLMKLPKTKLRLPLRVLFAGISAVLLAGFIIMVGGQTTLASSLKYQNIFWNQKVNYTQNGFLFAFAGNLRQNLLEQPDGYSRKAIEEIAAKYSALPDSAAAATAVEQPNIIFMMDEAFFDPTRLSGLTYSEDPLKFIHQEESATPSGYLLSPEFGGNTANVEFEALTGMSMYFLNDGSIPYQQRIVKMSTLPSIVSILKDRGYRALALHPFDETFYNRNRVYPVLGFDSFTSDKDLEQAARMTPDGYISDKAAVQEAVRELKTSASPAFLHLVTMQNHFPFTKGLNGPNTIAVNGVQAGYKDELETYFQDTKLTDEALVFLQQELKTIERPTIAVFWGDHLPALSAGIYADAGWDSEPRLKHETKLMILANFDIGSTALGTISPAYLGPTVFRLSGQAMPAYYKLLEQVQAEIPGLSKSVLIGASGPLTGLTEKQQKLLDDYRLVEYDMLEGENYSESLLF from the coding sequence CGGGGCTTTTGCTGAATTTGTTTATGCAGGTAGCCACATTGGAGCTGAATCTGTTAAAAGTCTTCCTATGGATCGGGGAATATCCACTGCTTTATGCTGCCGGCAGTCTGTTTTTCTTCTTTCTTCTGCTGGCCTGTTCAGCACTCTTACCTAATCTTTATTTAGGCCCGGTGCTTATCTCCCTGGTATGTGCTGTTCTGGGGATCGCAGACTATAAAAAGCTGACAACCACCGGAGAGCCGCTGTTCCCCTGGGATTTACTGCTGCTCAAAAATGCCGGGGAAATGAGCAAAATTACCAAGGGAATGGTGTCGCCGCTGGCGCTTGCCGCTGCAGTTCTGCTCGTCGCCGCACTTCTCTGGGTATTGATGAAGCTGCCGAAGACGAAGCTCCGCTTGCCGCTGCGGGTGCTTTTTGCCGGGATTTCCGCTGTGCTGCTTGCCGGATTTATAATCATGGTCGGCGGGCAGACCACGCTTGCTTCCTCACTGAAGTACCAGAATATATTCTGGAACCAGAAGGTGAACTACACGCAGAACGGGTTTCTCTTTGCCTTTGCCGGAAATCTGCGGCAGAATCTGCTGGAGCAGCCCGACGGTTACAGCCGTAAGGCCATTGAAGAGATCGCTGCCAAATACAGCGCATTACCGGATTCTGCTGCTGCGGCTACTGCTGTTGAGCAGCCCAATATCATCTTTATGATGGATGAAGCCTTTTTCGATCCGACCCGGCTGAGCGGGCTCACCTACAGTGAGGATCCGCTGAAGTTCATACATCAGGAAGAGTCTGCCACACCTTCGGGTTATCTGCTCTCCCCTGAATTCGGCGGTAATACGGCCAATGTCGAGTTTGAGGCTTTGACCGGAATGTCGATGTATTTCCTTAACGACGGATCGATTCCGTACCAGCAGCGGATTGTGAAAATGTCTACGCTCCCTTCCATAGTCAGCATTCTGAAAGACCGGGGCTACCGGGCACTGGCCCTGCATCCGTTTGATGAGACCTTCTATAACCGTAACCGCGTCTATCCGGTGCTGGGTTTCGACTCTTTTACCAGTGACAAGGATCTGGAGCAAGCGGCCCGGATGACCCCGGACGGTTATATTTCAGACAAGGCTGCTGTGCAGGAGGCTGTGCGCGAGCTTAAGACTTCAGCTTCCCCGGCGTTCCTGCACCTGGTAACAATGCAGAACCATTTTCCGTTCACCAAGGGACTCAATGGACCGAATACGATTGCTGTAAACGGCGTTCAGGCGGGTTATAAGGATGAGCTTGAAACCTACTTCCAGGACACCAAGCTGACAGACGAGGCGCTTGTCTTTCTGCAGCAGGAGCTGAAGACAATTGAGCGGCCGACGATTGCCGTATTCTGGGGGGATCACTTGCCGGCGTTGTCGGCAGGAATCTATGCGGATGCAGGCTGGGACAGTGAACCTCGGCTTAAGCATGAGACAAAGCTGATGATCCTGGCGAACTTTGACATCGGCAGTACAGCCCTCGGTACGATTAGCCCGGCTTATCTCGGACCGACGGTTTTCCGGCTGTCCGGGCAGGCAATGCCGGCTTACTATAAGCTGCTGGAGCAAGTGCAGGCGGAAATTCCCGGCCTTAGCAAAAGTGTGCTAATCGGCGCTTCGGGCCCACTCACCGGGTTGACAGAGAAGCAGCAGAAGCTGCTGGATGACTACCGGCTGGTGGAATACGACATGCTGGAGGGTGAAAACTACTCGGAAAGTCTGCTTTTCTGA
- the mmsA gene encoding multiple monosaccharide ABC transporter ATP-binding protein, which produces MSEYILEMKSITKTFPGVKALSNVNLQVKAGEIHALCGENGAGKSTLMKVLSGVYPHGTYEGDILFGGEVCQFKDIKDSERLGIVIIHQELALIPYLSISENIFLGNERANRGVINWSETTVRTKELLETVGLQESPLTRVSTIGVGKQQLVEIAKALSKEVKLLILDEPTAALNEDDSENLLTLILELKKRGISSIIISHKLNEIEKVADSVTILRDGQTIKTLDMKLDAVTEDVIIKGMVGRDLTNRYPERTPELGETIFEIRNWEVYHPTQADRKMLDQINLHIRRGEVVGIAGLMGAGRTELAMSVFGKSYGKRISGQLYMHGREVHLNNINQAIEGGLAYVTEDRKQYGLILIDDIKRNISLSSLKKLSRRGVINENEEVLVAEEYRRKLNIKTPSILQKTVNLSGGNQQKVVLSKWIYAQPDVLILDEPTRGIDVGAKYEIYSIINGLAAEGRGVLVISSELPEIIGMCDRIYTMCEGRITGEVERQDATQELLMKFMTRSRG; this is translated from the coding sequence ATGAGTGAGTATATTTTGGAGATGAAGAGCATCACGAAGACTTTTCCAGGAGTCAAAGCACTCTCGAACGTGAACCTGCAGGTGAAGGCAGGCGAAATCCATGCACTCTGCGGGGAGAACGGGGCCGGAAAGTCTACGCTGATGAAGGTGCTTAGCGGAGTCTATCCGCACGGAACGTATGAAGGGGATATTCTGTTCGGCGGTGAGGTGTGCCAGTTCAAGGATATCAAAGACAGTGAAAGACTGGGGATTGTCATTATTCATCAGGAACTGGCGCTGATTCCGTATTTGTCGATTTCGGAAAATATCTTCCTCGGCAATGAGAGGGCGAATCGTGGAGTGATTAACTGGAGTGAGACAACGGTGAGGACGAAGGAGCTGCTGGAGACGGTCGGCCTTCAGGAATCGCCGCTTACCCGGGTATCCACAATTGGTGTGGGCAAGCAGCAGCTGGTGGAGATTGCCAAAGCACTCTCCAAGGAAGTGAAGCTGCTCATTCTCGACGAGCCTACAGCAGCGCTGAACGAGGATGACAGCGAAAATCTGCTGACGCTGATCCTTGAGCTGAAGAAGCGGGGGATCTCTTCGATTATCATTTCACACAAATTGAACGAAATCGAGAAGGTAGCGGATTCTGTAACGATTTTGCGGGATGGCCAGACCATCAAGACACTGGATATGAAGCTGGATGCGGTCACGGAGGATGTCATTATAAAAGGTATGGTCGGCCGGGATTTGACTAACCGCTATCCGGAGCGGACACCTGAACTCGGGGAGACCATCTTCGAAATCCGTAACTGGGAGGTGTATCACCCCACGCAGGCTGACCGCAAAATGCTCGATCAGATCAATCTGCATATCCGCCGCGGGGAAGTAGTCGGTATTGCCGGTCTGATGGGCGCAGGGCGGACAGAGCTGGCGATGAGCGTATTTGGCAAGTCCTACGGCAAGCGAATCAGCGGTCAGCTGTACATGCATGGCCGGGAGGTCCATTTAAATAACATCAACCAAGCCATTGAAGGCGGACTGGCCTATGTGACGGAGGACCGCAAACAATATGGGCTGATCCTCATCGACGATATTAAACGCAATATTTCACTCAGCAGCCTGAAGAAGCTGTCCCGCCGGGGCGTAATCAATGAGAACGAGGAAGTGCTGGTGGCTGAGGAATACCGCAGGAAATTGAACATTAAGACGCCTAGCATTTTGCAGAAAACAGTCAATCTAAGCGGCGGTAACCAGCAAAAAGTGGTTCTCAGCAAATGGATCTATGCCCAGCCGGATGTGCTCATACTGGATGAGCCGACAAGGGGGATTGATGTGGGTGCCAAATACGAAATTTATTCTATCATCAACGGGCTGGCAGCAGAAGGCAGAGGCGTGCTGGTCATCTCTTCCGAGCTCCCGGAGATCATCGGGATGTGCGACCGGATTTATACCATGTGCGAAGGACGGATTACAGGGGAAGTTGAACGGCAGGATGCCACGCAGGAGCTGCTGATGAAATTTATGACACGAAGCAGGGGGTAG